The proteins below come from a single Microthrixaceae bacterium genomic window:
- the infB gene encoding translation initiation factor IF-2: protein MGMPSYTPQDAAVPEGVTVIERNSTPQVLGPKLNRTAADVVRFLLTNGEMVTATQSLSDEMIELFATEIGAEIELVDPGQEQEVELRKVLDIPEDDDYDDSDAPHRAPVITVMGHVDHGKTKLLDRIRNANVQAGEAGGITQHIGAYQVIKNGKPITFLDTPGHEAFTAMRVRGAEATDIVILVVAADDGVMPQTIEAIQHAKAAEVPIVVAVNKIDREGADPQKVMSQVAEHGLVPEAWGGDTVFCEISALQEIGIDDLLDNLLLVAEVEDLRADPEGRATGVVLESHLDVGRGPVATVLVQRGTLRVGDPLVAGPAWGRVRALINDHGEQVKEAGPSTPVRVLGLSDVADSGDDFVVAPDERKAKSVAQTREHWQRDARRGRDSSVMSGGARLEDIFDQIQRGESATLNMIVKADTSGSLEALIESLRKLERPEVKIGFVLRGVGGITESDIQLAETSDATVVGFNVRPDRRVREFAEAEGVEIRTYDVIYKLLEDVEAAMVGMLEPEFEEVVTGDAEVREIFKVPKIGFIAGCYVLNGKITRNSRVRFIREGTVIWKGSVQSLRRFKEDAREVAAGYECGIGLSDYQDLRPGDIIETYDLVEIPRT, encoded by the coding sequence ATGGGCATGCCGTCCTACACCCCGCAGGATGCGGCGGTTCCCGAGGGCGTCACGGTCATCGAGCGCAACTCGACCCCGCAGGTGCTCGGCCCCAAACTGAACCGCACCGCGGCCGACGTCGTGCGTTTCCTGCTCACCAACGGTGAGATGGTGACCGCAACTCAGTCGTTGTCGGACGAGATGATCGAACTCTTCGCCACCGAGATCGGGGCGGAGATCGAACTCGTCGATCCGGGCCAGGAACAAGAGGTCGAGCTTCGCAAGGTGCTCGACATCCCTGAAGACGACGACTACGACGACTCCGACGCGCCGCACCGTGCGCCGGTGATCACCGTCATGGGTCACGTCGATCACGGCAAGACGAAGCTGCTCGACCGGATCCGCAACGCCAATGTGCAGGCGGGCGAGGCCGGCGGCATCACCCAGCACATCGGCGCCTATCAGGTCATCAAGAACGGCAAGCCGATCACCTTCCTCGACACCCCGGGCCACGAGGCGTTCACCGCTATGCGTGTACGCGGCGCCGAGGCGACCGACATCGTCATCTTGGTGGTCGCCGCCGACGACGGCGTCATGCCCCAGACGATCGAGGCGATCCAGCATGCCAAGGCGGCCGAAGTGCCGATCGTCGTGGCGGTCAACAAGATCGACCGCGAAGGGGCCGACCCGCAAAAGGTCATGAGCCAGGTCGCCGAGCATGGTCTCGTTCCCGAGGCCTGGGGCGGCGACACGGTGTTCTGTGAGATCTCGGCGCTGCAGGAAATCGGTATCGACGACCTGCTCGACAACCTGCTGCTGGTGGCCGAGGTCGAAGACCTCCGGGCCGACCCCGAAGGCCGCGCCACCGGCGTGGTGCTCGAGTCGCACCTCGACGTCGGACGCGGTCCGGTGGCCACGGTGCTCGTGCAGCGGGGCACGCTGCGGGTGGGTGACCCACTCGTCGCCGGTCCGGCATGGGGACGCGTCCGTGCCCTCATCAACGACCACGGCGAGCAGGTCAAAGAGGCCGGCCCGTCGACCCCGGTGCGTGTGCTCGGTCTGAGCGACGTCGCCGATTCCGGTGACGACTTCGTGGTCGCCCCCGACGAGCGCAAGGCGAAGTCGGTGGCCCAGACCCGCGAACACTGGCAGCGCGACGCCCGTCGCGGCCGGGATTCCTCGGTCATGTCCGGTGGCGCGAGGCTCGAGGACATCTTCGATCAGATCCAGCGTGGCGAGTCGGCGACGCTCAACATGATCGTCAAGGCCGATACCTCCGGTTCGCTTGAGGCGCTCATCGAGTCCCTGCGCAAGCTGGAACGGCCCGAGGTCAAGATTGGCTTCGTGTTGCGCGGCGTGGGTGGCATCACCGAGTCCGACATCCAGCTTGCCGAAACCTCCGATGCCACCGTCGTCGGCTTCAACGTGCGTCCCGATCGCCGGGTGCGCGAGTTCGCCGAGGCCGAGGGTGTCGAGATCCGAACCTACGACGTCATCTACAAGCTGCTCGAGGACGTCGAGGCGGCGATGGTGGGCATGTTGGAGCCCGAATTCGAGGAGGTCGTCACCGGCGACGCCGAGGTTCGCGAGATCTTCAAGGTCCCCAAGATCGGCTTCATCGCCGGTTGTTATGTCCTCAACGGCAAGATCACCCGCAACTCGCGGGTGCGTTTCATCCGCGAGGGCACCGTCATCTGGAAGGGCTCCGTGCAATCGCTGCGGCGCTTCAAGGAGGACGCACGCGAAGTGGCCGCCGGCTACGAGTGCGGTATCGGGCTGTCGGACTACCAGGACCTGCGTCCCGGCGACATCATCGAGACCTACGACCTCGTCGAAATCCCGCGGACCTGA
- the rbfA gene encoding 30S ribosome-binding factor RbfA, with product MARPRQRAQARHQFNRTDRIAETIREIVATELERIDDERADLVTVTGVKVDNDLNTAKVYYSAIVAENEGRLDDVAEALNDARWPIQQVVNRSVRARKTPQIQFLPDDVLAAALRIDDILNDRVHPAGVDSDADLPGSDGDPAAAG from the coding sequence ATGGCACGTCCAAGGCAGCGGGCTCAGGCCCGCCATCAGTTCAACCGGACCGACCGCATCGCGGAGACGATCCGCGAAATCGTCGCGACCGAACTCGAACGAATCGACGACGAACGCGCCGACCTCGTCACGGTGACCGGCGTGAAGGTCGACAACGATCTGAACACCGCGAAGGTGTACTACTCGGCGATCGTGGCGGAAAACGAGGGCCGCCTCGACGACGTGGCCGAGGCGCTCAACGACGCCCGATGGCCGATCCAACAGGTCGTCAATCGGTCGGTGCGCGCCCGCAAGACCCCACAGATCCAATTCCTTCCCGACGACGTGTTGGCCGCAGCGTTGCGGATCGACGACATCTTGAACGACCGCGTCCACCCGGCCGGCGTCGACAGCGATGCCGATCTGCCGGGGTCCGACGGCGACCCCGCCGCGGCGGGCTGA
- the truB gene encoding tRNA pseudouridine(55) synthase TruB, giving the protein MGRRGKGGEGTVHGVAVVDKEAGWTSHDVVAKARGLLGTRRVGHSGTLDPDATGVLVLGVGRATKLLRFLQLLPKSYRCEIIFGADTSTLDDSGEVVATYDMAFSPQEAAAAAATFVGDIMQVPPMVSAVKVGGRRLHELAREGIEVERNPRPVTITRYDLEATGDPLVYRAEIECSSGTYVRVLAEDLGRALGGGAHIRRLRRTSVGPFTLDDARPLESIEALPMLEAVRGFDRVVVDEDTEAAVRVGAVLDSQRLGVEPHDPGPWPVVSGSGELLAMYEPFRDGRVKPAVVLVG; this is encoded by the coding sequence ATGGGGCGTCGAGGCAAGGGCGGGGAGGGGACCGTTCACGGCGTCGCGGTCGTCGACAAGGAGGCCGGCTGGACGAGCCACGACGTCGTGGCCAAGGCGCGCGGGCTGCTCGGAACCCGTCGTGTCGGTCATTCGGGCACGCTCGATCCCGACGCGACCGGGGTGTTGGTCCTCGGCGTGGGCCGAGCGACGAAGCTGCTGCGGTTCTTGCAGCTCCTCCCCAAGAGCTATCGGTGCGAGATCATCTTCGGCGCCGACACCTCGACCCTCGACGACTCCGGCGAGGTGGTCGCCACCTACGACATGGCCTTCAGTCCACAGGAGGCCGCCGCCGCGGCGGCGACCTTTGTCGGCGACATCATGCAGGTGCCGCCGATGGTGTCGGCGGTGAAGGTCGGCGGGCGTCGCCTTCACGAGCTCGCCCGCGAGGGGATCGAGGTCGAACGCAACCCCCGGCCGGTGACGATCACGCGTTACGACCTCGAGGCGACCGGCGACCCGCTGGTGTATCGGGCCGAGATCGAGTGCAGTTCGGGTACCTACGTGCGCGTCCTCGCCGAGGATCTCGGCCGTGCGCTCGGCGGCGGCGCCCACATCCGACGGTTGCGACGCACTTCGGTGGGCCCGTTCACCCTCGACGATGCCCGACCGCTTGAGTCGATCGAGGCGCTGCCGATGCTCGAGGCCGTGCGCGGGTTCGACCGTGTCGTCGTCGACGAGGACACCGAGGCGGCGGTACGTGTCGGCGCGGTGCTCGATTCGCAGCGCCTCGGGGTGGAGCCGCACGATCCCGGCCCGTGGCCCGTGGTGAGCGGTTCGGGGGAGTTGCTGGCGATGTATGAACCGTTCCGCGACGGCAGGGTGAAACCAGCGGTGGTGCTGGTCGGATAG
- a CDS encoding bifunctional riboflavin kinase/FAD synthetase: MHIARQLSDVVDPRAGNVVSIGFYDGVHLGHRALITSLLEMSSSRGLATTVVTFDQHPARVLRPEVAPQLLCDLDQKLELLGETGVDQTLVIHFDEAQAAQPAEDFVTSVLVDALQARVVVVGEDFHFGHRRLGNVALLTEMGEKHGFEVIGHHLVGIDWTDARPEQQVSSTAIRRAVVEGRIEDANAMLGRPHTIRGTVVGGDKRGRTIGFPTANVVIHPELLQPADGIYVGELVRANAEVLPAAVYQGRRPTFYEDQPTSILEVHALDWAGDLYGEPVQVQLHKRLRGDRKFDTIEELTAQLAIDCQRATEYLRERDRS, from the coding sequence ATGCACATTGCTCGTCAGCTCAGCGACGTCGTCGATCCGCGTGCCGGCAACGTGGTCAGTATCGGCTTCTACGACGGCGTCCACCTCGGCCACCGTGCGCTCATCACCTCGCTGCTTGAGATGTCGAGCAGTCGCGGCCTCGCCACGACGGTGGTGACCTTCGACCAGCACCCCGCTCGGGTGTTGCGCCCCGAAGTGGCCCCTCAGCTTCTGTGCGACCTCGACCAGAAGCTTGAACTGCTCGGCGAAACCGGGGTCGACCAGACGCTGGTCATCCATTTCGACGAGGCACAGGCGGCTCAACCCGCCGAGGACTTCGTCACCTCGGTGCTCGTCGACGCGCTGCAGGCCCGCGTCGTGGTGGTGGGGGAGGACTTTCACTTCGGGCACCGGCGCCTCGGCAACGTCGCCCTGCTCACCGAGATGGGCGAAAAGCACGGCTTCGAGGTCATCGGACATCACCTGGTCGGGATCGACTGGACCGACGCTCGGCCCGAACAGCAGGTGTCATCCACGGCGATTCGTCGGGCGGTGGTCGAGGGACGCATCGAGGACGCGAACGCCATGTTGGGTCGGCCACACACGATCCGCGGCACCGTGGTGGGCGGCGACAAGCGCGGTCGCACCATCGGGTTTCCGACGGCGAATGTCGTGATTCATCCGGAGTTGCTGCAGCCGGCCGACGGGATCTACGTGGGCGAACTCGTCCGTGCCAACGCCGAGGTGCTGCCCGCAGCGGTCTATCAGGGCCGGCGACCGACGTTCTATGAGGACCAGCCGACGTCGATTCTCGAGGTTCACGCCCTCGATTGGGCCGGAGACCTGTACGGTGAACCGGTGCAGGTTCAGTTGCACAAACGATTGCGCGGCGACCGTAAGTTCGACACGATCGAGGAACTGACCGCACAACTTGCGATCGATTGCCAGCGTGCCACGGAGTATCTGAGGGAGAGGGACCGTTCATGA
- a CDS encoding alpha/beta hydrolase, producing the protein MNAMAMNSSSTNSGVEPIPGPHPEGVVEDGAPVVAPRLSRRRIRLDDGHEVGISVAGHGVPLVVVHGFSAEGFLYAQTLHRLVSMGFKVIAIDTAGHGGTRGLPSDGANLRSYGELLARVIDKLGIERCILAGHSMGGRMVTDVAAMQPERTVAVMLIDAIVGDTWDKMVYAFRVYPPLVGAIGTALAVDSLTILPLWSDPRQAIKFLRLALPTIIGDVVRPWRLLGPVVSILRSRSSRYSLNALGDAGVPLYVLHGDRDLAVPMRTARDAAKRANGTLITVNGGGHSWLLRDPETLPSIVSQLMHGPLSEEITAAIRSAGVTSEEPTDAELDSVFYRPDALIHELTPTREVTHVVGRHWRPTFRWTTSAPA; encoded by the coding sequence ATGAACGCGATGGCGATGAACTCCTCGTCGACCAACTCGGGCGTCGAGCCGATTCCCGGCCCACATCCTGAAGGCGTGGTCGAGGACGGCGCACCGGTTGTCGCACCGCGGTTGAGTCGGCGTCGGATCCGGCTCGACGACGGCCATGAAGTGGGCATCAGCGTCGCCGGTCACGGGGTGCCGTTGGTGGTCGTTCACGGGTTCAGCGCCGAGGGATTCCTGTACGCCCAGACCCTCCACCGCCTGGTGTCGATGGGATTCAAGGTGATCGCCATCGATACCGCGGGACATGGCGGAACCCGAGGGCTTCCCTCCGACGGAGCCAACCTCCGTTCCTACGGCGAGCTGCTGGCCCGGGTCATCGACAAGCTCGGCATCGAACGCTGCATTCTTGCGGGCCACTCGATGGGTGGTCGCATGGTGACCGACGTCGCCGCCATGCAACCGGAACGCACGGTCGCGGTCATGCTCATCGATGCGATCGTCGGCGACACGTGGGACAAGATGGTGTACGCGTTCCGGGTGTACCCGCCGCTGGTCGGCGCGATCGGCACGGCGTTGGCCGTCGATTCGCTGACGATCCTGCCGCTGTGGTCCGACCCGCGTCAGGCCATCAAGTTTTTGCGGCTCGCCTTACCCACGATCATCGGCGATGTGGTCAGGCCGTGGCGGCTGTTGGGCCCGGTGGTGTCGATTCTGCGTTCTCGATCGAGCCGCTATTCGCTCAACGCGCTCGGCGATGCCGGTGTTCCGTTGTATGTGCTGCACGGCGATCGCGACCTGGCGGTGCCGATGCGCACGGCCCGCGACGCCGCCAAGCGGGCGAACGGGACGTTGATCACGGTGAACGGCGGCGGCCATTCCTGGCTGCTCCGCGACCCGGAGACCCTGCCGAGCATCGTGTCGCAGTTGATGCACGGCCCGCTGAGCGAGGAGATCACCGCAGCCATCCGCTCCGCCGGGGTGACATCCGAGGAACCCACCGACGCGGAGCTCGATTCGGTGTTCTATCGCCCCGATGCGCTCATCCACGAGCTCACCCCGACCCGCGAAGTCACCCACGTGGTGGGTCGGCACTGGCGTCCGACGTTTCGCTGGACCACCTCGGCGCCGGCCTGA
- the rpsO gene encoding 30S ribosomal protein S15: MSRPPANLPPKADTIAKHARGEGDTGSPEVQIALLTDRINHLTEHLKQHKKDHHSRRGLLMLVGRRRRFLDYLNDIDVERYRAIVAELGLRR, translated from the coding sequence ATGTCACGTCCCCCCGCAAATCTCCCGCCCAAGGCCGACACGATCGCCAAGCACGCACGTGGAGAGGGAGACACCGGTTCGCCCGAGGTGCAGATCGCGTTGCTCACCGACCGGATCAATCACCTGACCGAACACCTCAAGCAGCACAAGAAGGACCACCACAGCCGTCGTGGCCTCCTGATGCTCGTCGGTCGCCGTCGCCGCTTCCTCGATTACCTCAACGACATCGACGTCGAGCGCTACCGCGCCATCGTCGCCGAGTTGGGTTTGCGCCGCTGA
- a CDS encoding HD-GYP domain-containing protein has protein sequence MAARLLRIAAFLVPLSAGAAASIAASLALPDADTVIGTVARTLLVVAVATVAVRFADKVARRFLPLAALMQLSLVFPDQAPARFRSALRAGSSRRLERAVQEARTNGLAADPGDAARQVVELIGAIGDHDRRTRGHSERVRLYADLLGEEMKLSTEERQKLQWGALLHDLGKLMVPDEILNKAGKPSDEEWAVLKGHPDAGMDLIAPLRPFLGEWVAAIGGHHEKWNGSGYPKGLVGSQIPRAAAIVAVADSYEVMTATRSYKKPMSISDARAELTRCAGAHFSPEVVRAFLGISLGRLRVVAGPLSALAHLPFLGAIGQVPAVGAVATTPAMASAFAVPAVAMATTAALVVGAASASADDLVVHAASAEVQSDAATRAAGETAAPSEQNTGGAGSGWWALGEILSGVAPVAAAPVTSIPPQSLAPVESTIPTAPAPTAAPAPTPTVAATAPAPAPKAAPTTAAPTTAAPAAPVPAAPGDGSGQSGGGRRGDRGSEGWGGHGNGHGNGNGNGNWNGNGGNRHNGNGNGNGNGYGGNGHNGHNGYGGNGYGG, from the coding sequence ATGGCCGCCCGCCTGCTTCGTATCGCAGCATTTCTGGTGCCGTTGTCGGCCGGAGCCGCCGCGTCGATCGCCGCGAGCCTCGCCCTGCCCGATGCCGACACCGTGATCGGCACCGTGGCGCGAACGCTGTTGGTGGTGGCGGTCGCGACCGTTGCGGTTCGCTTCGCTGACAAGGTCGCCCGCCGGTTCCTGCCGTTGGCAGCGCTCATGCAGTTGTCGCTGGTGTTTCCGGATCAGGCGCCGGCCCGCTTTCGTTCCGCGTTGCGCGCCGGGAGCAGCCGGCGACTTGAGCGCGCCGTGCAGGAGGCGCGAACCAACGGCCTGGCTGCCGACCCGGGCGATGCGGCCCGCCAGGTGGTCGAGCTCATCGGGGCGATCGGCGACCACGACCGCCGCACCCGTGGCCATTCGGAACGGGTGCGTCTGTACGCCGATCTGCTGGGCGAGGAGATGAAGCTGTCGACCGAGGAGCGACAAAAGCTCCAGTGGGGTGCCCTCCTGCACGATCTCGGCAAGCTGATGGTGCCCGACGAGATCCTCAACAAAGCCGGCAAGCCCTCCGACGAGGAATGGGCCGTGCTCAAGGGGCACCCCGACGCCGGGATGGATCTGATCGCGCCGCTTCGCCCATTCCTCGGCGAATGGGTGGCGGCGATCGGCGGGCACCACGAGAAATGGAACGGGTCGGGCTATCCCAAGGGCCTCGTCGGGTCGCAGATCCCCCGGGCCGCAGCGATCGTCGCCGTGGCCGACTCCTATGAGGTCATGACGGCGACTCGTTCCTACAAGAAGCCCATGTCGATCAGCGATGCCCGCGCCGAGCTGACCCGCTGCGCCGGAGCACATTTCTCCCCGGAAGTCGTACGGGCGTTCCTCGGGATCTCGTTGGGGCGCCTTCGAGTTGTGGCGGGTCCGCTCTCGGCGTTGGCCCATCTGCCGTTCCTGGGCGCGATCGGCCAGGTTCCGGCGGTCGGTGCCGTTGCAACGACTCCCGCCATGGCCTCGGCGTTCGCCGTTCCGGCGGTGGCGATGGCGACCACGGCGGCGCTCGTGGTCGGCGCGGCGAGCGCCTCAGCCGACGACCTGGTGGTGCACGCTGCGAGTGCGGAGGTGCAGTCGGACGCTGCGACCCGGGCGGCGGGCGAAACCGCGGCGCCCAGCGAGCAGAACACTGGCGGTGCGGGTTCGGGGTGGTGGGCGCTCGGAGAGATTCTCTCCGGCGTTGCGCCGGTAGCGGCCGCCCCTGTGACGTCGATCCCGCCGCAGTCGCTGGCTCCGGTGGAGTCGACGATTCCGACGGCTCCGGCTCCGACCGCTGCTCCCGCTCCGACCCCAACCGTGGCTGCGACGGCTCCGGCTCCAGCGCCGAAGGCCGCGCCCACGACCGCCGCTCCGACGACCGCTGCGCCGGCAGCGCCTGTGCCGGCGGCGCCTGGAGACGGGTCAGGTCAGTCCGGCGGCGGTCGGCGCGGTGATCGCGGCTCTGAAGGTTGGGGTGGCCATGGCAACGGCCATGGCAACGGCAACGGCAATGGGAATTGGAACGGCAACGGCGGCAACCGCCACAACGGCAACGGCAACGGCAACGGCAACGGCTACGGCGGCAACGGCCACAACGGCCACAACGGCTACGGCGGCAACGGCTACGGCGGCTGA
- a CDS encoding polyribonucleotide nucleotidyltransferase, whose protein sequence is MADAIRVQSVVGGDEFKVQSFETGKLAALAGGAVLARLGDSEILVTATAAKSVRDGIDFFPLTVDIEERSYAAGKIPGSFFRREGKASDQAILTCRLMDRPLRPSFPEGFRNEVHIVGTVVCADMENPHDVLAINAASAALSLSDVPFDGPIGAVRLAYDAGGEWVAHPSYAEGDNSVFEIVVAGRELPDGDVAIMMVEAGGTEKSWELYAEGAPKVDESALAQGLEVSKQWIKEQIALQNQLVAAAGGKKPVMDYQAQIDYTDAQYSAVESAAGERLNTIEQIADKAERTAAENELRDETVSALLAEFAGDDEGLALKQLKAAFRSLTKATVRRRIVNEGARIDGRGPADIRPLSAEVTLLPTTHGSGLFQRGETQVLNVATLAMGKMDQMIDGITPLTSKRYMHHYNFPPFSTGETGFMRGPKRREIGHGMLAERALVPVIPSMDEFPYVIRTVSDVLASNGSTSMASVCGSTLSLMDAGVPIKAPVAGIAMGLVFAEGKYTTLTDILGAEDAFGDMDFKVAGTSEFVTALQLDTKIDGIPADVLAAALEQAKEARLAILEVMTAAIAEPRPEVSDNAPKIISFEIPADKIGEVIGPKGKVINAIQGETGANISVDDDGMVGVVSIAAVDPGAVAEAERQIRLILNPPTAEVGATYTGKVVNITKFGAFINILPGRDGLVHISKLGGGKRIDSVESVLSLGDELEVVVEDIDPNGKISLRPVGDGAAEAGESPKADAASAADSAGSDNDAAPSAAAGGSASRGASVASDAVVASFEDFHDELISAEQGPLGPEVKGVGGGNGRDRGRPRRPRRR, encoded by the coding sequence ATGGCTGATGCCATTCGTGTCCAGTCCGTCGTAGGCGGAGACGAGTTCAAGGTGCAATCCTTCGAGACCGGCAAGCTCGCCGCCCTCGCCGGTGGTGCCGTGCTCGCCCGACTCGGCGATTCCGAAATCCTCGTGACCGCCACCGCCGCCAAGTCGGTGCGTGACGGAATCGACTTCTTCCCCCTCACCGTCGACATCGAAGAGCGCTCCTATGCCGCCGGCAAGATCCCCGGCTCGTTCTTCCGCCGAGAGGGCAAGGCCTCCGATCAGGCGATCCTCACCTGCCGCCTGATGGACCGACCGCTTCGTCCGTCGTTCCCCGAAGGCTTCCGCAACGAGGTCCACATCGTCGGCACCGTCGTGTGCGCCGACATGGAGAACCCTCACGACGTGTTGGCGATCAACGCTGCGTCGGCGGCACTGTCGCTGTCCGACGTCCCCTTCGACGGCCCCATCGGTGCGGTGCGTCTCGCCTACGACGCCGGCGGCGAATGGGTTGCGCACCCGTCCTATGCCGAGGGCGACAACTCGGTGTTCGAGATCGTCGTGGCCGGCCGTGAGCTGCCCGACGGCGACGTGGCCATCATGATGGTCGAGGCCGGCGGTACCGAAAAGAGCTGGGAGCTCTACGCCGAGGGTGCGCCCAAGGTCGACGAGAGCGCCCTTGCCCAGGGCCTCGAGGTCTCCAAGCAGTGGATCAAGGAACAGATCGCCCTGCAGAACCAGCTCGTCGCCGCTGCCGGTGGCAAGAAGCCGGTGATGGACTACCAGGCACAGATCGACTACACCGACGCCCAGTACTCCGCCGTCGAGTCGGCAGCCGGCGAGCGTCTCAACACCATCGAGCAGATCGCCGACAAGGCCGAGCGCACCGCGGCGGAGAACGAACTTCGCGACGAGACGGTGTCGGCGTTGTTGGCCGAGTTCGCCGGTGACGACGAGGGCCTTGCCCTCAAGCAGCTCAAGGCGGCCTTCCGCAGCCTGACCAAGGCGACGGTTCGTCGCCGCATCGTCAACGAGGGTGCTCGCATCGACGGCCGTGGCCCCGCCGACATCCGTCCGTTGTCGGCCGAGGTCACCCTGTTGCCGACGACCCACGGTTCGGGCTTGTTCCAGCGCGGCGAAACCCAGGTCCTCAACGTCGCCACCCTGGCGATGGGCAAGATGGATCAGATGATCGACGGCATCACGCCGTTGACCTCCAAGCGCTACATGCACCACTACAACTTCCCGCCGTTCTCCACGGGCGAGACCGGGTTCATGCGCGGCCCCAAGCGTCGCGAGATCGGCCACGGCATGCTCGCCGAGCGTGCACTCGTGCCGGTCATCCCGTCGATGGACGAGTTCCCGTACGTCATCCGTACCGTGTCGGACGTGTTGGCCTCCAACGGGTCGACCTCGATGGCTTCGGTGTGCGGCTCGACCCTGTCGCTGATGGACGCCGGCGTGCCGATCAAGGCGCCGGTCGCCGGCATCGCGATGGGCCTGGTGTTCGCCGAGGGCAAGTACACGACCCTCACCGACATCCTCGGTGCGGAAGACGCGTTCGGCGACATGGACTTCAAGGTCGCCGGTACGTCGGAGTTCGTCACGGCCCTGCAGCTCGACACCAAGATCGACGGCATCCCCGCCGATGTGTTGGCCGCAGCGCTCGAGCAGGCCAAGGAGGCCCGCCTGGCGATCCTCGAGGTGATGACCGCAGCGATCGCCGAGCCGCGCCCCGAGGTGTCCGACAACGCCCCGAAGATCATCAGCTTCGAGATTCCCGCCGACAAGATCGGTGAGGTCATCGGGCCGAAGGGCAAGGTCATCAACGCCATCCAGGGCGAGACCGGCGCGAACATCTCCGTCGACGACGACGGCATGGTCGGCGTGGTGTCGATCGCCGCGGTCGACCCGGGAGCGGTGGCCGAAGCGGAGCGTCAGATTCGCCTCATCCTCAACCCGCCGACCGCCGAGGTGGGGGCCACCTACACCGGCAAGGTCGTCAACATCACCAAGTTCGGTGCGTTCATCAACATCCTTCCGGGACGCGACGGCCTGGTGCACATCTCCAAGCTCGGGGGCGGCAAGCGGATCGACTCGGTCGAGTCGGTGCTCAGCCTCGGCGACGAACTCGAGGTCGTCGTCGAAGATATCGACCCGAACGGCAAGATCAGCCTCCGTCCGGTCGGCGACGGTGCGGCGGAGGCGGGGGAGTCCCCAAAAGCTGACGCCGCTTCGGCGGCGGACTCCGCCGGTAGCGACAACGACGCTGCCCCGAGCGCAGCCGCCGGCGGTTCCGCGTCGCGCGGCGCGTCGGTCGCGAGCGATGCCGTGGTGGCCAGCTTCGAGGACTTCCACGACGAACTCATCAGCGCCGAACAGGGACCGCTCGGGCCGGAGGTCAAGGGAGTCGGCGGTGGCAACGGCCGCGACCGTGGCCGCCCGCGCCGGCCTCGCCGCCGGTGA